In Salvia miltiorrhiza cultivar Shanhuang (shh) unplaced genomic scaffold, IMPLAD_Smil_shh original_scaffold_188, whole genome shotgun sequence, the following proteins share a genomic window:
- the LOC131003287 gene encoding polyprotein of EF-Ts, chloroplastic, with the protein MSVFTGDHSLVHCNMASLTPSSTNISLTQAVALTTKKSNILSRRSILRNVNKHTLPAQRHTLPFSTSIRLFPQFHIGCVLKPKQRTLVAYASSTDVAVEEADLPSADSEASVSAPNAPETSGESSVAPETSPVKSQRSRPARRSDMPPVKNEELIAGATFTGKVKSIQPFGAFVDFGAFTDGLVHVSQLSDSYVKDVANVVSVGQEVAVRLVEANMETGRISLSMRADDSSRAQQQRESPGGNDKSRPPRRTGQNSNQRRDEPKKFSKFVKGQDLQGTVKNLTRAGAFISLPEDEEGFLPQSEENDEGFGSIMGVTSLEVGQEVNVRVLRISRGQVTLTMKKDEDVKQLDSKLTQGMVHTATNPFVLAFRSNEAIAAFLDERENEKQQVEEAEETAKDTDDAIVSTTDDSSAIALDKEDDLEKISLDTETKDDEVKVIEEVQASSVLVGDDGSPHTEDQVTDEHSLSEVTENNDGEVSGEVADISSEIIEDTKESVVDDATIKDELAGDPVSVDATEKDTEQQLSGELINQTTPDVTDEEKPKAADDVIAEFEERSEETDSFSITQDNEVTAANNPVESDSSSAETDSGDLEAKPAESPVTISDNLGVDMAVNGVETQTSVDPKPNGDASNSNEQSSNDSPKETVVKAAISPALVKQLREETGAGMMDCKRALSEAGGDIEKAYEYLRKKGLASADKKASRATAEGRIASYIHDSRIGVLIEVNCETDFVARGDIFKELVEDLAMQVAACPQVQYLSPEDVSQEFVDKEKEIEMQKEDLLSKPEQIRSRIVEGRIKKRLEELALLEQPFIKNDKVVVKDWVKQTIATIGENIKVKRFVRYNLGEGLEKKSQDFAAEVAAQTAAKPVSTSTNQEPAAATETKETVKEPPKAVVSAALVKQLREETGAGMMDCKKALSETGGDLEKAHEYLRKKGLAAADKKSSRIAAEGRIGTYIHDSRIGVLIEVNCETDFVGRSENFKELVDDLAMQVVASPQVQYVSIEDVPESVVTKEKELEMQREDLQSKPENIREKIVEGRIAKRLGELALLEQPYIKNDTMLVKDLVKQTVATLGENIKVRRFARFTLGETRDAEGQEQA; encoded by the exons ATGAGTGTTTTCACTGGTGATCATTCCCTCGTGCACTGCAACATGGCTTCTTTAACCCCGAGCTCCACCAACATTTCACTTACTCAAGCTGTTGCCCTCACAACAAAGAAGAGCAACATCTTATCCAGACGTAGCATCTTGCGGAATGTTAACAAACATACATTGCCAGCGCAGAGACATACGCTACCTTTCTCAACATCGATCAGATTGTTTCCCCAATTTCATATTGGGTGTGTTCTTAAGCCCAAACAGAGGACTCTTGTGGCATATGCTTCCAGTACAGATGTTGCTGTGGAGGAGGCGGATTTACCTTCAGCAGATAGTGAAGCTTCAGTAAGTGCCCCAAATGCTCCAGAAACCAGTGGAGAATCATCTGTTGCACCTGAAACCAGTCCTGTTAAGTCTCAACGTTCAAGACCTGCAAGAAGGAGTGACATGCCGCCTGTGAAGAATGAGGAACTTATTGCAGGAGCAACTTTTACTGGAAAAGTTAAATCAATCCAGCCGTTTGGTGCTTTTGTTGATTTTGGCGCTTTTACTGATGGGCTTGTTCATGTTTCTCAGTTGAGTGATAGCTATGTGAAGGATGTTGCTAACGTAGTTTCTGTTGGGCAAGAGGTGGCAGTAAGATTAGTAGAAGCGAACATGGAAACTGGCCGAATATCCTTGAGCATGCGTGCAGACGACTCCAGCAGGGCTCAACAACAAAGAGAATCTCCAGGTGGCAACGATAAATCTAGACCTCCTAGACGGACGGGCCAAAATTCCAATCAGAGGAGAGATGAACCAAAGAAGTTCTCAAAGTTCGTCAAAGGCCAAGATCTGCAGGGAACTGTCAAAAATCTTACTAGAGCTGGTGCTTTTATTTCTCTTCCTGAGGATGAGGAAGGATTTCTGCCTCAGTCTGAGGAAAACGATGAGGGGTTTGGGAGCATAATGGGTGTCACTTCATTGGAAGTAGGGCAAGAGGTCAATGTCCGAGTTTTGCGTATTTCTAGAGGACAGGTAACATTAACCATGAAAAAGGATGAAGATGTTAAACAGTTGGATTCTAAGCTAACCCAGGGTATGGTACATACAGCAACTAACCCTTTTGTCCTAGCTTTCCGTAGCAATGAAGCTATTGCTGCCTTTTTAGATGAAAGGGAAAATGAGAAGCAACAAGTTGAGGAAGCGGAGGAAACTGCAAAGGATACAGATGATGCGATAGTCAGCACAACAGATGATAGTTCAGCCATAGCCTTGGACAAAGAAGATGACCTAGAAAAAATTTCTTTGGACACTGAAACTAAAGATGACGAGGTTAAAGTTATTGAAGAAGTTCAGGCCAGCTCTGTTTTAGTTGGCGATGATGGAAGCCCACATACTGAAGACCAAGTAACCGATGAACATTCTCTAAGTGAAGTTACAGAGAACAATGATGGTGAGGTATCTGGAGAAGTAGCTGATATTTCTTCCGAGATTATTGAAGACACTAAAGAGAGTGTGGTTGATGATGCAACTATAAAAGATGAGTTAGCTGGGGATCCTGTATCTGTTGATGCAACTGAAAAGGATACGGAACAGCAATTATCTGGAGAATTAATTAATCAGACCACACCTGATGTTACTGACGAAGAAAAACCAAAAGCAGCTGATGACGTAATAGCAGAATTTGAAGAGAGAAGTGAAGAAACCGACAGCTTCTCCATCACACAAGATAATGAAGTTACCGCAGCCAACAATCCTGTGGAAAGTGATAGCTCAAGTGCAGAAACTGACTCTGGGGATCTTGAAGCCAAACCTGCAG AAAGTCCTGTCACCATCAGTGACAATCTTGGAGTCGATATGGCTGTGAATGGTGTAGAAACCCAAACTTCTGTTGATCCTAAGCCAAATGGAGATGCCTCAAATTCAAATGAACAAAGTAGTAATGATTCGCCTAAAGAAACCGTAGTAAAAG CTGCTATATCACCAGCTCTTGTGAAGCAGTTGCGGGAGGAAACAGGGGCAGGAATGATGGACTGTAAAAGAGCTCTTTCCGAGGCTGGAGGAGACATTGAAAAAGCTTACGAGTACCTCCGCAAGAAAGGTTTAGCTAGTGCTGATAAGAAAGCCAGTAGGGCCACAGCTGAAGGAAGAATTGCTTCATATATCCATGATAGCAGGATCGGTGTCCTGATTGAGGTGAACTGTGAGACAGATTTTGTTGCTCGAGGTGACATTTTCAAAGAACTGGTTGAAGACTTGGCCATGCAAGTGGCCGCATGCCCTCAAGTACAGTATCTTAGCCCCGAAGATGTTTCACAAGAGTTTGTTGATAAGGAGAAAGAAATAGAAATGCAGAAGGAAGATCTACTGTCAAAGCCGGAGCAGATTAGGTCCAGGATTGTTGAGGGGCGCATAAAGAAGAGGTTGGAAGAGCTTGCCTTACTGGAGCAGCCATTTATCAAGAATGATAAGGTAGTGGTGAAGGACTGGGTGAAGCAGACCATTGCAACGATTGGAGAGAATATAAAAGTCAAGAGGTTTGTCCGCTACAACCTTGGAGAAGGTTTAGAAAAGAAGAGCCAAGACTTTGCTGCAGAGGTTGCTGCCCAGACTGCAGCTAAACCAGTTTCAACATCCACAAACCAGGAGCCTGCTGCTGCTACTGAGACCAAAGAAACCGTAAAGGA GCCTCCGAAAGCTGTAGTTTCAGCTGCGCTGGTTAAACAATTACGAGAGGAAACTGGAGCTGGAATGATGGACTGCAAGAAAGCTCTCTCAGAAACTGGGGGAGACCTTGAAAAGGCACACGAGTACCTGAGGAAGAAGGGGCTTGCAGCAGCTGACAAAAAATCAAGCCGAATTGCTGCTGAAGGCAGAATCGGAACCTATATTCATGATTCCCGCATTGGAGTTCTAATTGAAGTTAACTGTGAGACGGACTTTGTGGGTAGGAGTGAAAACTTCAAAGAACTGGTTGATGATCTGGCGATGCAAGTGGTGGCCTCCCCGCAGGTGCAGTACGTATCAATCGAAGATGTCCCAGAAAGTGTTGTTACCAAAGAGAAGGAGCTGGAGATGCAGAGAGAGGATCTTCAGTCGAAGCCCGAGAACATAAGAGAGAAGATTGTTGAAGGAAGAATCGCAAAGAGGCTCGGAGAGCTGGCTCTTCTGGAGCAACCCTACATTAAAAATGACACCATGCTCGTGAAGGACTTGGTGAAGCAAACTGTTGCTACACTCGGGGAGAACATCAAAGTCAGGCGGTTTGCCCGCTTCACTCTTGGGGAGACGCGTGATGCAGAAGGCCAAGAGCAGGCCTGA